Sequence from the Nocardia cyriacigeorgica GUH-2 genome:
CGGTGACCGTGGTGCTCATCGTGGTGGCGTTGGCGGTGCCGCTCGGGACGTTGCTGTCGCGGCCGCGCTACCGCAAGCTCGCGCCGATTTTCGTCGGGATCGCCAATATCGGCGCCGCCGCGCCCGCCATCGGCCTGATCGTGCTGTTCTATCTGGTCACCAAGACCACCGGTTTCTGGATCGGAGTCGCGCCCATCGCCTTCTATTCACTGCTTCCGGTGTTGCGCAATACGATCCTCGGCTACCAGCAGGTGGATCGGACGTTGATCGACGCCGGACGCGGGCAGGGCATGTCGACGCGGACGGTCTTGCGGCGCATCGAGTTCCCGCTCGCGGTGCCCTACATCCTGGCGGGTCTGCGCACCTCGCTGGTGCTGGCGGTGGGAACGGCGACGTTGTCGTTCCTGGTCAGCGCGGGTGGGCTCGGCATTCTCATCGATACCGGATACAAGTTGCGCGACAACGTGACTCTCGTCGTCGGCGCCGTGCTCGCCGTCGCGCTGGCACTGCTGGTCGATTGGCTCGGGGCGCTGGCCGAAGAGTTCCTCGGACCTCGGGGGTTGTCATGAAGGCGGGGTACGCGGCTCCTGGGCGGTGTCCCCGGCCGGGCGTCGGGCGGCGAGATCGCCAGCGAGACAGCTCATCAGGTCGACTCCGGAAGCGCGGGCTTCGGGTCGGGCTCGGCCTGCTGGTGTTCGCTCTGCTGCTCACCGGCTGCGGATTGGAGGCAGGCAGTGCCGTCCCGCTGCGCGTCGGACCCGGCAGTATCCAGCCGGTTCCCGAACTGGCCGGTGTGTCGATCACGGTGGGCTCCAAGGATTTCACCGAGCAGAACATCCTCGGCTACATCATCGAATTCGCGATGGTCGCGGCCGGCGCCGAGGTGCGCGACCTGACCAATATCCAGGGCTCCAACAGTCTGCGCGACGCCCAGCTGCACGGCCAGATCGATATCGCCTACGACTACACCGGTACCGGCTGGATGAACTATCTCGGCAACGAGACCCCCATCCCGGACGAGATCGGTCAATTCGAGGCCGTCCGCGACGCCGACCTCGCCGCCCACGACATGGTCTGGGCCGCCATGGCACCGATGAACAACACCTACGCCCTGGTCACCAATGCCGCCACCGCCGCCGAAACCGGCGTGCGCACCCTGTCCGATTACGCCCGGCTGGTCGCCACCGACCCGGCGAAGGCCGCCACCTGCGTCGGTACCGAATTCAATGTCCGCCGCGACGGATTCCCCGGCATGGCCCGCAAATACGGCATCGACGAGGGCGCCGTGCAGAAGCGCCTGGTCCAGGATGCGCTGGTCTACACCTCCGTCGCCGACGGCCGGCAATGCCGCTTCGGCTCCGTCGCCGCCACCGACGGCCGCATCCCCTCCCTGGGTCTCCTTCTCCTCGAAGACGACCAGCGCTTCTTCCCGAAGTACAACGCCGCCCTCGTCATGCGGCGCGATTTCGCCGAAGCCCATCCCCGGGTCATCGACGTCATGGAACCCATCTCGGCGCTGCTGACCAACGAAACGATCACCGAACTCAACCGCCAGGTGGATGTGGACGGTCGCGAGCCGTCCGAGGTCGCACGCGACTGGCTGGTGGCCGAAGGGTTCGTCACCAAGGGGTGAGCACGCCCGTCGCTCAGTTCGGCATGCCGGCGACGAATCGGGTGAGTAGGTCGGCGAATTGGGTTCGCTC
This genomic interval carries:
- a CDS encoding glycine betaine ABC transporter substrate-binding protein, with the protein product MFALLLTGCGLEAGSAVPLRVGPGSIQPVPELAGVSITVGSKDFTEQNILGYIIEFAMVAAGAEVRDLTNIQGSNSLRDAQLHGQIDIAYDYTGTGWMNYLGNETPIPDEIGQFEAVRDADLAAHDMVWAAMAPMNNTYALVTNAATAAETGVRTLSDYARLVATDPAKAATCVGTEFNVRRDGFPGMARKYGIDEGAVQKRLVQDALVYTSVADGRQCRFGSVAATDGRIPSLGLLLLEDDQRFFPKYNAALVMRRDFAEAHPRVIDVMEPISALLTNETITELNRQVDVDGREPSEVARDWLVAEGFVTKG
- a CDS encoding ABC transporter permease, with amino-acid sequence MTASVSTSATGKPATTPATQRRAERLRLLVQPALVVILAAGVLIWAFNRDLTVTQQASLNASNIAKVTWQHVLITVTVVLIVVALAVPLGTLLSRPRYRKLAPIFVGIANIGAAAPAIGLIVLFYLVTKTTGFWIGVAPIAFYSLLPVLRNTILGYQQVDRTLIDAGRGQGMSTRTVLRRIEFPLAVPYILAGLRTSLVLAVGTATLSFLVSAGGLGILIDTGYKLRDNVTLVVGAVLAVALALLVDWLGALAEEFLGPRGLS